The Listeria monocytogenes genome window below encodes:
- the glpK gene encoding glycerol kinase GlpK codes for MKKKYILALDQGTTSSRAMIIDEEGEVIGVAQEEFDQIFPKPGWVEHSANEIWASILAVIAGVLLKTNISSKEIAGIGITNQRETTVIWDKESGNPIYNAIVWQSRQTEDICKQLRKDGYEDTIRSKTGLLIDPYFAGTKARWILDHVDGAQERAEKGELLFGTIDTWLVWKLTGGRAHITDYSNASRTLLYNIYDLEWDDELLKMLNIPKAMLPEVRPSSEVYANTVPYHFFGEEVPVAGIAGDQQAALFGQGCFEKGMAKNTYGTGCFLLMNTGEKAVRSENGLLTTLAWGIDGKVEYALEGSIFVAGSAIQWLRDGLRMVRQSSDSENYASRIESSDGVYVVPAFVGLGAPYWDSDVRGAVFGLTRGTEKEQFIRATLESLAYQTRDVLYAMEQDSGISLKTLRVDGGASANNFLMQFQSDILGVPVERPENKETTVLGAAFLAGLAVGVWKDKNEIKKHWKLDKRFEVEMKDEQREDLYEGWHKAVKAAQAFK; via the coding sequence ATGAAAAAGAAATATATTTTAGCACTGGATCAAGGGACAACAAGTTCAAGAGCGATGATTATTGACGAAGAAGGAGAAGTAATTGGTGTTGCGCAAGAAGAATTTGATCAAATTTTCCCCAAGCCAGGCTGGGTAGAACATAGTGCCAATGAAATCTGGGCTTCGATTTTAGCAGTCATTGCAGGCGTATTACTAAAAACAAATATTTCTTCTAAAGAAATTGCTGGGATTGGTATTACAAACCAACGTGAAACAACCGTTATTTGGGATAAAGAAAGCGGAAACCCAATTTATAATGCGATTGTTTGGCAATCTCGTCAAACAGAAGATATTTGTAAACAATTACGTAAAGATGGCTATGAAGATACCATTCGCTCTAAAACCGGTCTTTTAATCGATCCATACTTTGCGGGAACAAAAGCTCGCTGGATTTTGGACCATGTAGATGGCGCTCAAGAACGTGCCGAAAAAGGAGAGCTTCTTTTTGGGACGATTGATACGTGGTTAGTTTGGAAATTAACTGGTGGTCGAGCTCATATTACCGACTATTCCAATGCTTCACGTACACTTCTTTATAATATTTATGATTTAGAGTGGGATGATGAGCTTCTAAAAATGCTTAATATCCCGAAAGCGATGTTGCCAGAAGTTCGTCCATCTTCTGAAGTATATGCGAACACGGTGCCATATCACTTCTTTGGTGAAGAAGTGCCGGTTGCGGGTATTGCTGGTGACCAACAAGCCGCTTTATTCGGACAAGGTTGTTTTGAAAAAGGGATGGCGAAAAATACTTACGGAACTGGTTGTTTCTTACTCATGAACACCGGGGAAAAAGCTGTACGTTCTGAAAATGGTCTATTAACAACACTTGCTTGGGGTATTGATGGCAAAGTGGAGTATGCACTTGAAGGTAGTATTTTCGTTGCAGGTTCTGCTATTCAGTGGTTACGTGATGGCTTGCGTATGGTACGTCAATCAAGTGATTCTGAAAACTATGCAAGTCGAATTGAATCAAGTGACGGTGTGTACGTTGTGCCAGCGTTCGTTGGTTTAGGTGCGCCTTACTGGGATTCAGATGTTCGTGGAGCTGTATTTGGATTAACTCGTGGTACAGAAAAAGAACAGTTTATCCGCGCGACTTTGGAATCTCTTGCTTATCAAACAAGAGACGTGCTTTATGCAATGGAGCAAGATTCTGGTATTAGCTTAAAAACATTACGCGTGGATGGCGGAGCTTCTGCAAATAATTTCTTAATGCAATTCCAATCCGATATTCTAGGTGTTCCAGTAGAGCGCCCAGAAAACAAAGAAACAACTGTATTAGGAGCAGCTTTCTTAGCAGGTCTGGCAGTTGGCGTTTGGAAAGACAAAAACGAAATTAAAAAACATTGGAAACTAGACAAACGTTTTGAAGTAGAAATGAAAGACGAACAAAGAGAAGATTTATATGAAGGCTGGCATAAAGCTGTCAAAGCTGCACAAGCCTTTAAATAA
- a CDS encoding MIP/aquaporin family protein encodes MIDTSLATQFLGEVIGTAILIILGAGVVAGVSLKRSKAENGGWVVITLAWGLGVTMGVYVSGYMSMAHLNPAVTIGMALAGAFPWNYVLPYILAQFIGAFIGATLIWLHYYPHWKQTEDKPTKLGVFATAPAIRHFTSNFFGEALGTFILVFGLLSLGANSFSDGLNPLVVGALIVAIGMSLGGTTGYAINPARDLGPRIAHFVWPISGKGGSDWGYSWVPVIGPIMGGALGALGYNAIINGELGMWFWVFAVLFVLIIILTMQLDKKKDLA; translated from the coding sequence ATGATTGACACAAGTTTAGCAACACAATTTCTAGGTGAAGTCATTGGTACGGCTATCCTAATTATTTTAGGTGCTGGTGTCGTAGCAGGCGTTTCACTGAAAAGATCTAAAGCGGAGAATGGCGGCTGGGTCGTTATTACTTTAGCTTGGGGGCTAGGTGTTACAATGGGTGTATATGTTTCAGGATATATGAGTATGGCCCATCTTAACCCTGCTGTAACTATTGGTATGGCGCTTGCAGGTGCTTTCCCGTGGAATTACGTATTGCCGTATATTCTTGCTCAGTTTATCGGGGCATTTATCGGGGCTACGCTAATTTGGTTACATTACTATCCTCACTGGAAACAAACAGAAGACAAACCAACAAAACTAGGTGTTTTTGCAACGGCGCCAGCTATTCGCCATTTTACATCTAACTTTTTTGGTGAAGCATTAGGTACTTTTATTTTAGTATTTGGATTACTATCACTAGGTGCTAATTCCTTTTCAGATGGATTAAATCCACTTGTTGTTGGTGCGTTAATCGTAGCTATCGGGATGTCTCTTGGTGGAACTACAGGTTATGCCATCAACCCAGCTCGTGACCTTGGTCCAAGAATCGCGCATTTTGTTTGGCCGATTTCTGGTAAAGGTGGATCAGATTGGGGATACTCATGGGTTCCAGTTATTGGACCAATTATGGGTGGTGCACTCGGAGCTTTAGGGTATAATGCTATTATTAACGGGGAACTAGGAATGTGGTTCTGGGTATTCGCAGTTTTATTTGTTTTAATTATTATTCTAACGATGCAACTCGACAAGAAAAAAGATTTAGCATAA
- the rpmA gene encoding 50S ribosomal protein L27, with product MLKFDIQHFAHKKGGGSTSNGRDSESKRLGAKRADGQFVTGGSILYRQRGTKIYPGTNVGRGGDDTLFAKTDGVVRFERMGRDKKKVSVYPEVQEA from the coding sequence ATGTTAAAATTTGATATTCAACATTTTGCGCACAAAAAGGGTGGCGGTTCGACTTCTAACGGACGTGACTCTGAATCAAAACGTTTAGGTGCAAAACGTGCGGACGGACAATTTGTTACTGGTGGATCTATCCTTTACCGTCAACGTGGTACTAAAATCTATCCAGGAACTAACGTAGGACGTGGCGGCGATGATACTTTATTCGCTAAAACTGACGGCGTTGTACGTTTCGAACGTATGGGACGCGACAAGAAAAAAGTTAGCGTTTATCCTGAAGTACAAGAAGCTTAA
- a CDS encoding ribosomal-processing cysteine protease Prp has translation MIQVDVMREDNQIISFTMSGHADFAEHGSDLVCAGASSIAFGMVNAISEVRDFEPVIEESEGYLYYSVPADYVGDDVVQILLTGMENQLRSLAHSYPDHIKINSK, from the coding sequence ATGATTCAAGTCGATGTTATGCGAGAAGACAACCAAATAATTTCTTTTACAATGAGTGGACACGCCGATTTTGCCGAACATGGCAGTGATTTGGTATGTGCAGGAGCTTCCTCTATTGCTTTTGGAATGGTGAATGCTATTTCGGAAGTACGTGATTTTGAGCCTGTAATAGAAGAGTCGGAGGGTTACCTTTACTATTCTGTGCCTGCTGATTATGTTGGAGATGACGTGGTACAAATCTTGCTTACAGGGATGGAAAATCAACTAAGGTCATTAGCGCACAGCTATCCTGATCATATAAAAATTAACTCCAAATAG
- the rplU gene encoding 50S ribosomal protein L21 — translation MYAIIETGGKQIKVEAGQEIYVEKLAGEVGDVVTFDKVLFVGGDSAKVGVPFVEGATVTAKVEKQGRAKKLTVYKYKPKKNYHKKQGHRQPYTKLTIDAINA, via the coding sequence ATGTACGCAATTATTGAAACAGGTGGGAAACAAATCAAAGTAGAAGCAGGCCAAGAGATCTATGTTGAGAAATTAGCAGGTGAAGTTGGTGATGTTGTTACTTTTGACAAAGTTCTATTCGTAGGTGGAGATTCCGCTAAAGTTGGCGTTCCATTCGTGGAAGGAGCAACTGTAACAGCTAAAGTTGAAAAACAAGGCCGTGCGAAGAAATTGACAGTTTATAAATATAAACCGAAAAAGAACTACCACAAAAAACAAGGTCATCGTCAACCTTACACAAAATTAACTATTGATGCAATCAATGCTTAA
- a CDS encoding ribonuclease E/G, with the protein MKKLVVSAAPIEKRAAVMEDDLLIDIEIVRPSEKVQVGDIYYGFIQKIDRKMEAAFVDLGNNNKGFIHLKDIPASYDKTQGSKIPVQIVREGSVTKLPLLTAVLEYSSDLLIYLYGKEYISVSKRIADKITLKKIMETLVEENEALIIRSNAEFATKEQLQQALLEARDKHQTLLKEASKRKKPGLLLAATSGIWTNTKQFIQRYTPSEIITDDFEFAKMLETTWPNLQITLKKNADLFADLGIKAQMDRLARPVVHLSNGSSLFIEKTEAMWVVDVNSGKFKGTTVKEKTVELVNLKAVPEILRQIRLRNMSGMILVDFIGGMSEAGYTELYEALESQTREEYITTQVAALSQSGLLQLTRRKKQQSFLEMTTIPCPVCYATGHVASKETLAFELERELSGIMQNEPNSIQIITTEDVLDAFLDLNTFNNAPIDWEVADERVPFYQIARVEN; encoded by the coding sequence ATGAAAAAGCTAGTGGTAAGCGCGGCTCCTATAGAAAAGCGAGCAGCGGTAATGGAAGATGATTTGTTAATAGATATCGAAATTGTCCGACCTTCTGAAAAAGTTCAGGTTGGCGATATTTATTATGGATTTATTCAAAAGATTGACCGAAAAATGGAAGCCGCTTTTGTTGATTTAGGTAATAATAACAAAGGTTTCATCCATTTAAAAGATATTCCGGCAAGCTATGATAAAACACAAGGCTCCAAAATCCCTGTTCAAATTGTTCGGGAAGGTAGTGTAACGAAACTTCCGTTACTAACCGCTGTGCTGGAATATTCTAGTGATTTGCTGATTTATTTGTATGGTAAAGAATACATTTCTGTTTCTAAAAGAATAGCAGATAAAATAACATTAAAAAAAATAATGGAAACGTTGGTAGAAGAAAATGAAGCATTAATTATTCGATCGAATGCAGAATTTGCGACGAAAGAACAATTACAACAAGCTTTACTTGAAGCAAGAGATAAACACCAAACATTATTAAAAGAAGCAAGCAAACGGAAAAAACCGGGACTACTTTTAGCGGCAACTTCTGGAATCTGGACTAATACAAAGCAATTCATTCAAAGATATACACCATCAGAAATAATTACGGATGATTTTGAGTTTGCAAAAATGCTAGAAACTACATGGCCAAATCTGCAAATCACTTTAAAAAAGAACGCAGATTTATTTGCTGATTTGGGAATTAAAGCGCAAATGGATAGACTAGCACGCCCAGTTGTTCATTTGAGTAATGGTTCTTCTTTGTTTATTGAAAAAACAGAGGCAATGTGGGTAGTTGATGTAAACTCCGGTAAGTTCAAGGGTACTACAGTAAAAGAAAAAACAGTAGAATTGGTAAATCTTAAAGCAGTTCCAGAAATCCTTCGACAAATTAGATTACGTAATATGAGTGGGATGATTTTGGTAGACTTCATTGGTGGAATGTCAGAAGCAGGCTACACGGAGCTATACGAGGCGTTAGAGAGCCAAACTCGAGAAGAATACATTACAACACAAGTTGCTGCACTTTCGCAGTCAGGGTTACTACAATTGACAAGACGCAAGAAGCAACAATCATTTTTAGAAATGACAACGATACCTTGTCCAGTTTGTTACGCGACGGGTCATGTGGCATCTAAAGAGACGCTGGCTTTTGAATTAGAACGAGAACTTTCTGGTATTATGCAAAATGAGCCAAATAGTATTCAAATTATCACAACAGAAGATGTTTTAGATGCATTTTTAGATTTGAATACGTTTAACAATGCGCCAATTGATTGGGAAGTGGCGGATGAAAGAGTCCCATTTTATCAAATTGCGCGAGTGGAGAACTAA
- the minD gene encoding septum site-determining protein MinD, whose protein sequence is MGEAIVITSGKGGVGKTTSTANLGTALALQGKKVCLIDMDIGLRNLDVVLGLENRIIYDLVDVVEGRCKIHQAMIKDKRFDDLLFLLPAAQTTDKNAVSGEQMVELINQLRPDYDFILIDCPAGIETGYKNAVAGADKAIVVTTPEISAVRDADRIIGLLEKEDIEPPKLIINRIRTQMMMNGDVMDIDEITTHLSIELLGIIIDDDEVIRSSNSGDPVAMLPNNRASQGYRNIARRILGESIPLMSIETKKAGFFSRLKQLFSGK, encoded by the coding sequence ATGGGAGAAGCTATAGTCATTACTTCTGGGAAAGGTGGAGTAGGGAAAACTACTTCAACTGCTAACTTAGGGACAGCACTTGCTCTTCAAGGTAAGAAAGTGTGCTTGATTGATATGGATATCGGCCTTCGCAATTTAGACGTTGTTTTAGGTCTGGAGAATCGAATTATTTATGATTTAGTGGATGTAGTAGAAGGGCGTTGTAAAATCCATCAAGCGATGATCAAAGATAAACGTTTTGATGATTTACTTTTCTTACTTCCTGCTGCGCAAACAACGGATAAAAATGCCGTTTCGGGCGAACAAATGGTAGAGTTAATTAACCAATTGCGTCCAGATTATGATTTTATCTTAATTGATTGTCCTGCAGGAATTGAAACTGGATATAAAAATGCGGTTGCTGGGGCAGACAAAGCGATTGTGGTTACAACCCCTGAAATATCAGCAGTTCGCGATGCGGATAGAATTATTGGTTTACTTGAAAAAGAAGATATTGAGCCACCAAAATTAATTATTAATCGAATTCGCACGCAAATGATGATGAATGGTGATGTCATGGATATTGATGAAATTACTACCCATTTATCGATTGAATTGCTTGGTATTATCATTGATGATGATGAAGTTATTCGTTCTTCTAATAGTGGGGATCCAGTAGCTATGTTGCCAAATAACCGTGCTTCACAAGGTTATCGTAACATTGCTCGACGTATTCTTGGAGAGTCTATCCCATTAATGTCGATTGAAACGAAAAAAGCAGGATTTTTCTCTCGCTTAAAACAACTTTTTAGTGGAAAATAA
- the minC gene encoding septum site-determining protein MinC, with product MKKNVQIKGTKDGISIFLSDKASILELQQELTQLLADQKQNPYSGEKLEVQVQIGNRLFSEEEEREISTIIHKNSQMKISAFYSNVMSKEEAKKWKENDQIFSMATIIRSGQVVQVPGDFLLIGDVNPGGQIRSNGNVFVLGNIKGIIHAGFEGNENAVVAGKFLYPSQVRIAGKVYGFDSEDYKEVTETDLFSAFVNDAGEIVIDGIHKIRKIRPEISNFQGGR from the coding sequence ATGAAGAAGAATGTTCAAATTAAAGGCACAAAAGACGGCATTAGTATTTTTCTTAGTGATAAAGCGAGTATACTTGAGTTGCAACAAGAATTAACTCAATTGCTAGCAGATCAGAAACAAAACCCATACTCTGGCGAAAAATTAGAGGTGCAAGTTCAAATTGGTAACCGTCTATTTTCAGAGGAAGAAGAGCGCGAAATATCCACTATTATTCATAAAAATAGTCAAATGAAGATTAGTGCATTTTATAGTAATGTGATGTCTAAAGAGGAAGCAAAAAAATGGAAAGAAAACGATCAGATTTTTTCTATGGCAACGATTATTCGTTCTGGACAAGTTGTTCAAGTTCCAGGAGATTTCTTGCTAATTGGTGATGTGAATCCTGGGGGACAAATCCGTTCAAATGGGAATGTGTTCGTTCTGGGGAATATTAAAGGCATTATTCATGCTGGCTTTGAAGGAAATGAAAATGCTGTTGTAGCAGGGAAATTTCTTTATCCATCACAAGTTAGGATAGCTGGTAAGGTGTATGGTTTTGATAGTGAGGATTATAAAGAGGTTACTGAAACAGATTTGTTTTCTGCATTTGTTAATGATGCAGGTGAGATAGTAATTGATGGAATACATAAGATAAGAAAAATTAGACCCGAAATTTCTAATTTTCAAGGAGGGCGTTAA
- the mreD gene encoding rod shape-determining protein MreD, whose protein sequence is MNVKKNIALPAIMVGTFILEGVFSLQFANGLFNDKHLFIPHFLLIMLTIMTCFYRRNTTLVYAFILGLVFDIYYTGVMGIYFAIFPFTVYITDKFMKVLQNNVLLVGLIAIFNIILTESLVYAFYYLIGTTTMTIPVFIDQRLWTTILFNLAFFLVVFFPFRLFLDRLVKSE, encoded by the coding sequence ATGAATGTTAAGAAAAACATTGCGCTTCCTGCAATCATGGTTGGAACCTTTATTCTAGAAGGAGTTTTTAGCCTTCAGTTTGCGAATGGTCTTTTTAATGATAAGCATCTTTTTATTCCGCATTTTTTACTAATTATGTTGACGATTATGACTTGTTTTTATAGACGAAATACGACTTTAGTCTATGCTTTTATTTTAGGTTTAGTGTTTGATATTTATTATACAGGCGTGATGGGGATTTATTTTGCAATCTTTCCTTTTACTGTCTATATCACAGATAAATTTATGAAAGTGTTACAAAATAACGTACTGCTTGTTGGATTAATCGCGATATTTAATATTATTCTTACAGAAAGTTTAGTATATGCGTTTTATTATTTGATTGGTACGACAACGATGACGATTCCTGTTTTTATTGATCAACGTTTATGGACAACCATTTTGTTTAATTTGGCATTCTTTTTAGTTGTCTTTTTCCCATTCCGATTGTTTCTCGATCGTTTGGTTAAATCAGAATAA
- the mreC gene encoding rod shape-determining protein MreC, whose protein sequence is MPQFFLNKRLIILLISIIVLVALVGFSLRDRENASWPEQFVKDVVGFGENLVAKPTSFISGAVGGVVDLKNTYTENQHLKERLEELAQLESEVADLKKENKDLKESLDITDSIRDYDPLNASVISRNPTNWNDQIEIDKGSSDGVKPDMAVTTPSGLIGKVTTTGAKSATVELLTSSDVKNRVSAKVQGEENAFGIINGYDSDSKLLELKQLPYDMKFKKGQKVVTSGLGGKFPAGIFIGTIEKVETDKMGLSQTAFIKPGADMYDLNHVTVLKRSAEAGATDDDATSSDATGGQ, encoded by the coding sequence ATGCCGCAATTTTTTCTCAATAAACGTTTGATTATCTTGTTAATATCTATTATTGTTCTTGTCGCGTTAGTTGGTTTTTCTTTACGTGATCGTGAGAATGCTTCGTGGCCGGAACAATTTGTGAAAGATGTTGTTGGATTTGGCGAAAATTTAGTAGCTAAGCCTACTTCATTTATCTCAGGTGCAGTCGGTGGAGTGGTTGATTTAAAAAATACTTACACTGAAAACCAACATCTGAAAGAACGTTTAGAAGAATTGGCACAACTTGAAAGTGAAGTTGCAGACTTAAAAAAAGAAAATAAAGATTTAAAAGAAAGCCTTGATATCACTGATAGTATACGTGATTATGATCCGCTTAATGCTTCTGTTATTTCTAGAAATCCTACTAATTGGAATGACCAAATAGAAATTGACAAAGGTTCAAGTGATGGAGTGAAACCTGATATGGCAGTTACTACACCAAGTGGTCTTATTGGCAAAGTAACAACAACAGGTGCTAAATCGGCTACGGTTGAATTATTAACTTCATCGGATGTTAAAAATCGTGTTTCTGCTAAAGTGCAGGGGGAGGAAAACGCATTCGGAATTATCAATGGGTACGACAGTGATAGCAAGTTGCTCGAATTAAAACAATTACCGTATGACATGAAATTTAAAAAAGGACAGAAAGTTGTTACTTCTGGACTCGGTGGGAAATTCCCAGCAGGAATCTTTATTGGTACAATTGAAAAAGTTGAAACTGATAAAATGGGATTATCTCAAACCGCGTTTATTAAGCCGGGTGCTGACATGTATGATCTAAACCATGTAACTGTACTCAAGCGTTCAGCGGAAGCAGGAGCTACGGATGATGATGCAACTAGTTCAGACGCGACTGGAGGACAATAA
- a CDS encoding rod shape-determining protein — MFGFGNKDIGIDLGTANTLVYMKGKGIVLREPSVVAMKKDTQEIVAVGSDAKNMIGRTPGNIVAIRPMKDGVIADYDTTAAMMKYYIQKAGKSVNASKPRVMICVPSGITGVEKRAVIDATRQAGAKDAFTIEEPFAAAIGAGLPVGEPTGSMVVDIGGGTTEVAVISLGGIVTSRSVRTAGDDLDEVIINYIRKKYNLLIGDRTAEAIKMEIGSASPNGLDLSPFSIRGRDLVTGLPKTIEITPEEISEALADTVAAIIDAVKGTLENTPPELSADIMDKGIVLTGGGALLRNLDTVISEETKMPVIIADEPLDCVAIGTGKALENMDMYKRKKMN, encoded by the coding sequence ATGTTTGGATTTGGTAATAAAGATATTGGAATTGATTTAGGGACAGCGAACACACTTGTCTATATGAAGGGAAAAGGTATTGTCCTTCGTGAACCTTCCGTTGTAGCAATGAAAAAAGACACACAAGAAATAGTTGCAGTTGGTAGCGATGCTAAAAATATGATTGGTAGAACGCCAGGAAATATTGTTGCAATTCGTCCAATGAAAGATGGCGTTATTGCTGATTATGATACAACAGCAGCGATGATGAAGTATTACATACAAAAAGCTGGTAAGAGCGTTAATGCAAGTAAACCACGCGTGATGATATGTGTACCTTCTGGAATCACAGGGGTTGAAAAACGTGCTGTTATCGATGCAACTCGTCAAGCAGGAGCTAAAGATGCGTTTACAATTGAAGAACCATTTGCTGCAGCTATTGGTGCTGGTCTTCCCGTGGGTGAACCAACAGGTAGCATGGTTGTAGATATTGGCGGGGGAACTACGGAAGTTGCAGTCATTTCACTTGGTGGGATTGTAACTAGCCGCTCTGTAAGAACTGCTGGTGATGATTTAGATGAAGTTATTATTAATTATATCCGTAAAAAATATAACCTATTAATTGGTGATCGTACTGCAGAAGCAATCAAAATGGAAATTGGTTCAGCTAGTCCAAATGGTTTGGATTTATCTCCATTCAGTATTCGTGGACGTGATTTAGTAACTGGTCTTCCTAAAACAATTGAAATTACACCAGAAGAAATTAGTGAAGCACTTGCTGATACAGTAGCTGCGATTATTGATGCTGTAAAAGGAACTCTTGAAAATACACCACCTGAATTATCAGCTGATATTATGGATAAGGGTATTGTACTTACAGGTGGAGGAGCTCTTTTACGTAATTTAGATACGGTTATTTCTGAAGAAACTAAAATGCCAGTTATTATTGCAGATGAGCCACTTGATTGTGTTGCAATTGGAACAGGAAAAGCTTTAGAAAATATGGATATGTATAAACGTAAAAAAATGAACTAA
- the radC gene encoding RadC family protein, protein MLTNEISENEKPREKLLNYGIESLSSSELVALIIETGTKNESVLTIANRIIMKFKNVAEMQYASIEEFQLINGIGIAKASKIMAAIELGKRISIVTEQEEVVVRCPEDAVKLVMPELAFLFQEHFHCLFLNTKNQVIYRQTIFVGGLNASIVHPREVFRLALRKSAASIMCFHNHPSGDPAPSSEDLLVTKRLAEAGNIVGITLLDHIIIGKNKYISLKEKGYF, encoded by the coding sequence ATGTTAACAAATGAAATATCAGAAAATGAAAAACCTCGCGAAAAATTACTAAATTATGGGATAGAGTCACTTTCCTCTTCAGAATTAGTCGCTTTAATTATCGAAACAGGAACTAAAAATGAATCTGTTTTGACAATTGCAAATAGAATTATTATGAAATTCAAAAATGTGGCTGAAATGCAATATGCTTCAATAGAAGAATTTCAATTAATTAATGGAATTGGAATAGCAAAAGCATCTAAAATAATGGCAGCGATTGAGCTAGGGAAACGTATAAGTATAGTAACAGAACAAGAAGAAGTGGTTGTTAGGTGTCCGGAAGATGCAGTGAAGCTTGTAATGCCTGAGTTAGCTTTTCTTTTTCAAGAACATTTTCATTGCCTATTTTTAAATACAAAAAACCAAGTCATATATCGACAAACGATTTTTGTTGGTGGACTGAATGCTTCTATTGTCCATCCTAGAGAAGTTTTTAGATTAGCACTCAGAAAATCAGCTGCATCCATAATGTGCTTCCATAATCATCCATCTGGGGACCCAGCTCCGTCTAGTGAAGACTTACTTGTAACTAAGAGATTAGCTGAAGCTGGTAATATTGTCGGCATAACCTTATTGGATCATATAATCATTGGCAAAAATAAGTATATTAGTTTAAAAGAAAAAGGTTATTTTTAA
- a CDS encoding prepilin peptidase: MIYFLLIIYSAIFMSFIHVAGECFPIKKTFLFRFSECNYCQKTLAFYHIIPIYSFLFLGGKSQCCGKRIPTIYFFMEIVTPIYIVFLYSQYSFSYSFSVYCIIYYFLAFFFITDILYLHVPNSILIAFSCSLIIVAILYNQPMLDFIYSSILSCFFYFLFFIIFRKGIGLGDIKILIILSSFLGFKTGYYIFFLAIILGTVILFTALLFKKVKKNKQVPFVPYIYASFLLISILMK, encoded by the coding sequence ATGATTTACTTTTTATTGATAATTTATAGTGCAATCTTTATGTCTTTTATTCATGTTGCAGGAGAATGCTTTCCAATAAAAAAAACATTTTTATTCCGCTTCTCAGAGTGTAATTATTGTCAAAAGACACTAGCTTTCTATCATATTATTCCCATTTATTCCTTTTTATTTTTGGGCGGAAAGTCTCAATGTTGTGGAAAACGGATTCCGACAATCTATTTTTTTATGGAAATAGTGACACCAATTTATATAGTCTTTTTATACAGTCAATATTCTTTTTCTTATTCATTTTCAGTGTACTGTATTATTTATTATTTTTTAGCTTTTTTCTTTATTACAGATATTCTTTATTTACATGTCCCTAACTCTATATTAATTGCATTTTCTTGTTCGCTAATTATTGTAGCCATCCTATATAATCAGCCTATGCTAGATTTTATTTATTCAAGCATACTCAGTTGTTTTTTCTACTTCCTTTTCTTTATTATCTTTCGAAAAGGGATTGGTCTTGGAGATATTAAAATACTTATTATTTTAAGTAGCTTTTTAGGTTTTAAAACAGGATATTATATCTTTTTTCTAGCAATTATTTTGGGGACAGTTATATTATTCACTGCATTACTATTCAAAAAAGTGAAGAAAAATAAGCAAGTTCCATTTGTGCCATATATTTATGCTTCCTTCCTGTTGATTAGTATTTTGATGAAATAG